A genomic segment from Nicotiana sylvestris chromosome 1, ASM39365v2, whole genome shotgun sequence encodes:
- the LOC104212529 gene encoding uncharacterized protein isoform X2 — protein sequence MMKSFTRELKPQSSSTSPLPTTIAPTIVTGSASVLAATKNMKKKWIMRKSTRILFFEKNIKCPLTVPAKSSKSRLSKLAVVSNISHKLIEDKEKISHPSKPTSTPKIKGKQVAAKYLTTPRNKKCLPNPNSFRSVQNPKPAALAVPKSRTIAKALVFHSPKKAISLKKSVELRTPLTKICQGIKKLEISDQKKRVLGYSEKSKDIKCNPGDALRNGNSQKDKSKASKSTGKSQTRVLRKARPVHSTSIQNQAKLEKKCHSKEKAENECSKSEVDLTSRDSNEEHVTASKNHEVDMTDKLSCDTDQRALVGNDLPKSQATSGEDHCGGNIENGTKGNLGTEPNKTDHSICFQTSEGAGHHGSECMDSDDKENVSVPDENRNLTNNVDQAGENILGVQKMQKVIKKNAQPAAKNLKEGLLSTNAGASGKSKKPKPTNPKPFRLRTDERGILREADLQRKKQGNVEYSDNENRCTEDNPEGNDRDSKDLRNDLSKDSGIKSHKSSDGKVRLRKSSITPERSHATQIKTANLRNAKSPMASCLRQDQKLTVIQEASADISKPKKVGKLHENGATAMSRAKTLTPSRMLSRGRRPLTIPKEPHFHSTHRPKSCTKNLAEQVPL from the exons ATGATGAAGTCTTTTACGAGAGAATTGAAGCCCCAAAGTTCGTCGACTTCACCACTCCCGACCACTATCGCCCCGACGATCGTTACTGGTTCTGCCTCCGTGTTG GCTGCGACCAAAAACATGAAGAAGAAATGGATCATGAGAAAATCGACAAGGATTTTGTTCTTCGA GAAGAACATAAAATGTCCGCTCACAGTGCCAGCAAAATCTTCCAAGTCTAGACTCTCAAAGTTAGCTGTTGTTTCAAACATTTCTCATAAATTGATTGAAGACAAAGAGAAGATTAGTCATCCATCAAAGCCCACTTCTACTCCAAAAATCAAAGGAAAGCAAGTTGCTGCTAAGTATCTTACTACCCCAAGGAACAAAAAATGCCTTCCAAATCCGAATTCCTTTCGTAGTGTCCAAAATCCAAAACCTGCAGCCCTTGCTGTTCCAAAGAGTAGGACCATAGCAAAGGCTTTGGTCTTCCACTCCCCAAAGAAAGCCATCAGTTTAAAGAAATCGGTGGAACTGAGAACTCCTTTAACTAAAATATGTCAAGGAATCAAGAAGCTAGAGATATCAGATCAAAAGAAGCGTGTATTGGGTTATTCTGAAAAATCCAAGGATATCAAATGTAATCCGGGAGATGCTTTGAGGAACGGAAACTCTCAGAAGGACAAAAGCAAGGCGTCGAAGAGTACTGGAAAGTCTCAAACTCGAGTACTACGCAAAGCCAGACCAGTACACTCAACTAGCATTCAGAACCAAGCTAAATTAGAAAAGAAGTGCCACTCCAAGGAAAAGGCAGAAAATGAATGCAGTAAGTCAGAAGTTGATTTAACATCAAGAGACAGTAACGAAGAGCATGTTACTGCTTCAAAAAACCATGAAGTGGACATGACAGATAAATTGAGCTGTGATACTGATCAGAGAGCTTTGGTGGGAAATGATCTTCCAAAAAGTCAAGCAACAAGTGGAGAGGATCATTGTGGTGGCAATATTGAAAATGGCACAAAAGGAAATTTGGGGACTGAACCAAATAAGACGGACCACTCTATTTGTTTTCAGACTTCAGAAGGGGCAGGACATCATGGTAGTGAATGCATGGACAGTGATGACAAAGAGAATGTTTCAGTTCCAGATGAGAACAG AAATCTCACCAACAATGTAGACCAGGCTGGGGAAAATATTCTTGGCGTGCAGAAGATGCAAAAAGTCATCAAGAAG AATGCCCAACCAGCGGCCAAGAATCTAAAAGAAGGTTTGCTTTCCACAAATGCTGGTGCCTCAGGGAAGTCCAAGAAGCCAAAACCTACTAATCCTAAACCTTTCAGACTAAGAACTGAT GAAAGGGGAATTCTTAGGGAAGCTGACCTACAGAGGAAAAAACAG GGTAATGTAGAATATTCTGACAACGAAAACAGATGCACAGAAGATAATCCTGAAGGCAATGATAGAGATTCAAAGGACTTGCGAAATGATTTATCT AAGGATAGTGGGATAAAAAGCCATAAGTCTTCGGACGGGAAAGTGAGATTGAGGAAATCAAGTATAACACCAGAGAGATCTCATGCTACACAAATAAAAACAGCCAACTTAAGAAATGCTAAATCTCCCATGGCATCATGTTTGAGACAAGATCAGAAACTCACTGTAATACAAGAAGCATCAGCTGATATTTCTAAACCAAAGAAGGTAGGGAAGCTTCATGAAAATGGTGCTACAGCCATGTCCCGAGCTAAAACCTTGACGCCTTCCAGAATGTTATCTCGTGGAAGAAGGCCTCTGACAATCCCAAAGGAGCCACACTTCCACAGCACCCACCGGCCTAAAAGTTGCACAAAAAACTTAGCAGAACAAGTGCCCTTGTAA
- the LOC104212529 gene encoding uncharacterized protein isoform X1 has product MAEEKQQPEIEPEMEIEKGGEDKEWEDDEVFYERIEAPKFVDFTTPDHYRPDDRYWFCLRVGCDQKHEEEMDHEKIDKDFVLRVMAARSPNVRLQKALSRRATGKNIKCPLTVPAKSSKSRLSKLAVVSNISHKLIEDKEKISHPSKPTSTPKIKGKQVAAKYLTTPRNKKCLPNPNSFRSVQNPKPAALAVPKSRTIAKALVFHSPKKAISLKKSVELRTPLTKICQGIKKLEISDQKKRVLGYSEKSKDIKCNPGDALRNGNSQKDKSKASKSTGKSQTRVLRKARPVHSTSIQNQAKLEKKCHSKEKAENECSKSEVDLTSRDSNEEHVTASKNHEVDMTDKLSCDTDQRALVGNDLPKSQATSGEDHCGGNIENGTKGNLGTEPNKTDHSICFQTSEGAGHHGSECMDSDDKENVSVPDENRNLTNNVDQAGENILGVQKMQKVIKKNAQPAAKNLKEGLLSTNAGASGKSKKPKPTNPKPFRLRTDERGILREADLQRKKQGNVEYSDNENRCTEDNPEGNDRDSKDLRNDLSKDSGIKSHKSSDGKVRLRKSSITPERSHATQIKTANLRNAKSPMASCLRQDQKLTVIQEASADISKPKKVGKLHENGATAMSRAKTLTPSRMLSRGRRPLTIPKEPHFHSTHRPKSCTKNLAEQVPL; this is encoded by the exons ATGGCAGAAGAGAAGCAGCAGCCCGAAATCGAGCCCGAGATGGAGATAGAGAAAGGAGGAGAAGACAAAGAATGGGAAGATGATGAAGTCTTTTACGAGAGAATTGAAGCCCCAAAGTTCGTCGACTTCACCACTCCCGACCACTATCGCCCCGACGATCGTTACTGGTTCTGCCTCCGTGTTG GCTGCGACCAAAAACATGAAGAAGAAATGGATCATGAGAAAATCGACAAGGATTTTGTTCTTCGA GTAATGGCTGCTAGAAGTCCTAATGTAAGACTTCAGAAAGCACTAAGCAGACGTGCTACAGG GAAGAACATAAAATGTCCGCTCACAGTGCCAGCAAAATCTTCCAAGTCTAGACTCTCAAAGTTAGCTGTTGTTTCAAACATTTCTCATAAATTGATTGAAGACAAAGAGAAGATTAGTCATCCATCAAAGCCCACTTCTACTCCAAAAATCAAAGGAAAGCAAGTTGCTGCTAAGTATCTTACTACCCCAAGGAACAAAAAATGCCTTCCAAATCCGAATTCCTTTCGTAGTGTCCAAAATCCAAAACCTGCAGCCCTTGCTGTTCCAAAGAGTAGGACCATAGCAAAGGCTTTGGTCTTCCACTCCCCAAAGAAAGCCATCAGTTTAAAGAAATCGGTGGAACTGAGAACTCCTTTAACTAAAATATGTCAAGGAATCAAGAAGCTAGAGATATCAGATCAAAAGAAGCGTGTATTGGGTTATTCTGAAAAATCCAAGGATATCAAATGTAATCCGGGAGATGCTTTGAGGAACGGAAACTCTCAGAAGGACAAAAGCAAGGCGTCGAAGAGTACTGGAAAGTCTCAAACTCGAGTACTACGCAAAGCCAGACCAGTACACTCAACTAGCATTCAGAACCAAGCTAAATTAGAAAAGAAGTGCCACTCCAAGGAAAAGGCAGAAAATGAATGCAGTAAGTCAGAAGTTGATTTAACATCAAGAGACAGTAACGAAGAGCATGTTACTGCTTCAAAAAACCATGAAGTGGACATGACAGATAAATTGAGCTGTGATACTGATCAGAGAGCTTTGGTGGGAAATGATCTTCCAAAAAGTCAAGCAACAAGTGGAGAGGATCATTGTGGTGGCAATATTGAAAATGGCACAAAAGGAAATTTGGGGACTGAACCAAATAAGACGGACCACTCTATTTGTTTTCAGACTTCAGAAGGGGCAGGACATCATGGTAGTGAATGCATGGACAGTGATGACAAAGAGAATGTTTCAGTTCCAGATGAGAACAG AAATCTCACCAACAATGTAGACCAGGCTGGGGAAAATATTCTTGGCGTGCAGAAGATGCAAAAAGTCATCAAGAAG AATGCCCAACCAGCGGCCAAGAATCTAAAAGAAGGTTTGCTTTCCACAAATGCTGGTGCCTCAGGGAAGTCCAAGAAGCCAAAACCTACTAATCCTAAACCTTTCAGACTAAGAACTGAT GAAAGGGGAATTCTTAGGGAAGCTGACCTACAGAGGAAAAAACAG GGTAATGTAGAATATTCTGACAACGAAAACAGATGCACAGAAGATAATCCTGAAGGCAATGATAGAGATTCAAAGGACTTGCGAAATGATTTATCT AAGGATAGTGGGATAAAAAGCCATAAGTCTTCGGACGGGAAAGTGAGATTGAGGAAATCAAGTATAACACCAGAGAGATCTCATGCTACACAAATAAAAACAGCCAACTTAAGAAATGCTAAATCTCCCATGGCATCATGTTTGAGACAAGATCAGAAACTCACTGTAATACAAGAAGCATCAGCTGATATTTCTAAACCAAAGAAGGTAGGGAAGCTTCATGAAAATGGTGCTACAGCCATGTCCCGAGCTAAAACCTTGACGCCTTCCAGAATGTTATCTCGTGGAAGAAGGCCTCTGACAATCCCAAAGGAGCCACACTTCCACAGCACCCACCGGCCTAAAAGTTGCACAAAAAACTTAGCAGAACAAGTGCCCTTGTAA